In a genomic window of Rubidibacter lacunae KORDI 51-2:
- a CDS encoding META domain-containing protein encodes MVLFATLGIAGTVACNRTPPPEPTEKSSPAEPADAAIAPVEPPEDAQTDASIVYNQTAEGIPVTTLYPETMTVTSNRSGDGIEIFFTFKPQGNALDNAEVGIFLPEGAATADEIEALVRGPNGLLDSNGWTPTGEGDLAEFPYDWVEMAIAFNTEREESGYVLLGQAEGQAIQAILRYPTAMPDAYWPAARAILDNLEFGPTFLGAEASEQSAMAIVALADTEWRLVEIQSMSEEIGTIRPDDPSLYIMRLNADGTVNMRLNCNRANGTWSAEPSDDDSNGRFQFGPLATTKALCPAPSLDERIAADAGYIRSYLLKEGKLYLSLFADGGIYAWEPIDVVRFQTEPDAQLEAAILEVSPDYITEIGEFGSGPARYIYSRGDLNGDGIDETLVLLMGPFFCGTGGCNLLLFTEADGEYTLVNNFPISRAPLIVSAEKTEGWNDLIRLESGGGVEPAYIRHTFDGDRYVEQERLPVDPAPEGKQYLAGDVTFNNGIPLKPQNRSN; translated from the coding sequence ATGGTCTTGTTTGCCACCCTCGGGATTGCTGGGACGGTCGCCTGCAATCGCACTCCGCCTCCCGAGCCGACCGAAAAATCGAGCCCGGCAGAACCCGCCGATGCCGCGATCGCTCCCGTGGAACCACCCGAAGATGCTCAAACTGATGCCTCGATCGTCTATAACCAGACTGCTGAGGGCATTCCAGTAACCACGCTCTATCCCGAGACGATGACCGTCACCTCTAATAGGAGTGGAGACGGGATCGAGATCTTCTTTACCTTCAAACCGCAAGGGAACGCCCTCGACAATGCCGAGGTTGGTATCTTTTTGCCTGAGGGAGCCGCAACTGCAGACGAGATTGAGGCGTTGGTTAGGGGTCCCAACGGTCTGCTGGATAGCAATGGCTGGACGCCTACTGGCGAGGGCGACCTAGCCGAGTTTCCCTATGATTGGGTCGAAATGGCGATCGCCTTCAACACCGAGCGCGAGGAATCCGGCTACGTGCTTCTCGGTCAGGCCGAGGGGCAGGCCATTCAGGCGATCTTGCGCTATCCGACAGCAATGCCCGATGCATATTGGCCTGCAGCGAGGGCGATCTTAGACAACCTAGAGTTCGGCCCCACTTTTCTGGGAGCAGAAGCTTCCGAGCAAAGTGCGATGGCGATTGTCGCTTTAGCAGACACTGAGTGGCGTTTGGTAGAGATCCAATCGATGAGCGAGGAGATCGGGACTATTCGCCCGGACGATCCATCTTTATATATCATGCGTCTCAATGCAGATGGCACGGTCAACATGCGCCTTAACTGCAATCGCGCCAACGGTACCTGGTCTGCCGAACCCAGTGACGACGATTCAAACGGTCGCTTCCAGTTCGGTCCGCTTGCAACCACCAAAGCTCTTTGTCCGGCTCCGAGTCTCGACGAACGGATTGCCGCTGATGCCGGATACATTCGTTCCTATCTCCTCAAAGAGGGCAAGCTTTATCTGAGCTTGTTTGCCGATGGGGGTATCTATGCGTGGGAGCCGATCGACGTAGTGCGCTTCCAGACCGAGCCCGATGCCCAGCTCGAGGCGGCAATTTTGGAGGTGTCGCCCGACTACATCACCGAAATTGGTGAATTCGGCAGCGGTCCCGCTCGCTACATCTATAGTCGGGGTGATTTAAATGGTGACGGCATAGACGAAACACTCGTGCTCCTCATGGGACCTTTTTTCTGCGGCACCGGTGGCTGCAATCTCCTGCTCTTCACCGAAGCTGACGGAGAATACACCCTGGTCAACAACTTCCCAATTAGTCGCGCGCCGCTCATCGTCTCGGCCGAGAAAACGGAGGGATGGAACGACCTCATCCGACTGGAGTCCGGGGGTGGCGTTGAGCCTGCCTACATTAGGCACACCTTTGACGGCGATCGCTACGTTGAGCAGGAGCGCCTGCCGGTGGATCCTGCTCCTGAGGGCAAACAATACCTTGCCGGTGACGTCACCTTCAACAACGGAATTCCTCTAAAGCCACAGAACCGATCGAACTGA
- the grrM gene encoding cyclophane-forming radical SAM/SPASM peptide maturase GrrM/OscB, with the protein MIANRSTASRLEEVDASDADLDLDSFGPIGLVVLQPTSFCNLDCDYCYLPDRHLKERLSLDLIEPIFKRVFTSRFLGQGFTICWHAGEPLAVPISYYESAFERIRKVEQQFKTTDCLFNHSIQTNGTLIGPAWCKFLKQHSVHVGVSIDGPAFLHDAHRKTRAGKDSHALAMRGIRYLQEHEVDWNVIAVITEDSLDYPEELFHFFVENGIMDVGFNMEETEGVNQCSSLQKHEIEDRYRAFIDRFWDLTTQTNGEFKLREFESICSLIYYDERLVNTDMNNPFAIVSVDRLGNFSTFDPELLSVKTQPYGDFVLGNVLTDTLESVCTTQKFQQIYRDMKSGVGRCRQTCEYFGICGGGAGSNKFWENGSFDSTETRACKLRIQSIADLVLTKLESSLGIDARS; encoded by the coding sequence ATGATAGCAAATCGCTCAACTGCTTCGCGATTAGAAGAAGTGGATGCTTCTGATGCCGACCTCGATCTTGATAGTTTCGGACCTATCGGATTGGTGGTGCTCCAGCCAACCTCTTTTTGCAATCTGGATTGTGACTATTGTTATTTGCCCGATCGCCACTTAAAAGAGCGGCTGTCTCTGGATCTAATCGAACCAATATTCAAACGAGTCTTCACCAGTCGCTTTCTCGGGCAAGGCTTCACCATTTGCTGGCATGCAGGCGAACCGCTTGCGGTTCCCATTTCCTATTATGAGTCTGCCTTCGAACGCATTCGGAAAGTCGAGCAACAATTCAAAACCACCGACTGCTTATTTAACCACTCGATTCAGACCAATGGGACGCTGATCGGCCCTGCCTGGTGCAAGTTTCTGAAGCAGCACTCGGTGCACGTAGGTGTCAGTATTGACGGTCCGGCCTTCCTCCACGACGCCCACCGCAAAACCCGTGCTGGTAAAGACAGCCATGCCCTTGCTATGCGCGGAATTAGATATTTACAGGAACACGAGGTCGACTGGAATGTGATTGCAGTCATCACGGAAGACTCGTTGGACTACCCCGAGGAACTCTTCCACTTCTTCGTGGAAAACGGCATCATGGATGTCGGTTTTAACATGGAAGAGACCGAAGGCGTCAATCAATGTTCGTCTTTACAGAAACACGAGATTGAAGACCGCTACCGAGCATTTATCGATCGCTTTTGGGACCTCACAACTCAGACTAACGGAGAATTCAAACTACGCGAGTTCGAATCAATTTGCAGTTTGATCTATTATGACGAGCGGCTTGTCAACACGGATATGAACAACCCCTTCGCGATCGTCAGCGTCGATCGCTTAGGCAACTTTTCCACCTTCGACCCGGAATTACTTTCGGTCAAAACCCAACCTTACGGTGATTTTGTCTTGGGTAACGTTTTAACCGACACCCTGGAGTCTGTCTGCACGACCCAGAAGTTTCAGCAGATCTATCGAGACATGAAGTCAGGTGTCGGCCGCTGTCGTCAGACCTGCGAATATTTTGGCATTTGCGGCGGCGGTGCCGGGAGCAATAAATTCTGGGAAAACGGCTCGTTCGATTCCACCGAGACTCGGGCTTGCAAGTTACGCATTCAGTCGATCGCCGATCTCGTGCTGACAAAGCTAGAGAGTTCGCTGGGGATCGACGCTCGGTCTTAA
- the grrA gene encoding GrrA/OscA1 family cyclophane-containing rSAM-modified RiPP, with amino-acid sequence MKISTQVGLVGFMMALSALTAQTATAAGDLSELHADRHGQSVESRLTRLSAALRQREGQLPASTAAEIEHLQAGWINGGGFANRRVWPNGWRDSGGFINNRDGGGFVNRRGGGGFVNVR; translated from the coding sequence TTGAAAATTAGTACGCAAGTAGGTTTGGTCGGCTTCATGATGGCTTTATCCGCACTGACTGCCCAAACCGCAACTGCAGCCGGTGACCTATCCGAACTGCATGCAGATCGCCACGGACAATCAGTGGAGAGTCGCCTAACCCGGCTTTCTGCTGCCCTACGTCAGAGAGAAGGCCAACTGCCCGCATCGACAGCAGCAGAGATAGAACATTTGCAAGCTGGGTGGATCAATGGCGGCGGGTTCGCCAACCGGCGGGTCTGGCCGAACGGATGGCGAGATAGTGGTGGCTTCATTAATAACCGCGATGGCGGCGGCTTCGTGAATAGACGTGGTGGTGGTGGCTTCGTCAACGTTCGTTAG
- the grrP gene encoding extracellular substrate binding-like orphan protein GrrP yields the protein MLRKLSVAALTGILLATGFAGTASAETVLEKVARTGVLTVGARTNLIPYSYTDGQSELVGYSLDIANLIRDEVEQYLGKEIVLDIVEVGSFSDRISLLRGNRGIDMSCGVIFTWERNLVADFSMSYGIASTRLLVRSVTDLDDDTSLSAKKVGVPPGPLVRPAVELIYPDAVLVEIETYEAGMDALDSGEIDLLAGDSILLNGYTQPRGAENYTFFSNNPPIRYGVACMTDQDNSSFMNLVDYSIARFMDRYITGDPAAVAIVERWFGPEGVVPIGEDRLSLLDDFFRFQLLTRAQVPPDGIDFSFSN from the coding sequence ATGCTGAGAAAACTATCAGTTGCGGCCTTAACTGGCATATTACTTGCAACTGGATTCGCCGGCACTGCTAGTGCGGAAACGGTTCTGGAAAAAGTTGCCCGCACGGGTGTTCTAACAGTTGGTGCTAGGACCAACCTGATCCCATATTCATACACCGACGGGCAATCCGAGCTCGTAGGCTATTCCCTCGATATCGCCAACCTGATTAGAGATGAGGTGGAGCAGTACCTCGGCAAGGAAATCGTTCTAGATATCGTCGAAGTGGGTAGCTTCAGCGATCGCATTTCCCTACTTCGGGGGAATAGAGGGATCGACATGAGCTGTGGTGTCATCTTTACCTGGGAACGCAATCTGGTTGCCGACTTCTCCATGAGCTACGGAATCGCTAGCACTCGGTTGCTAGTTCGGTCGGTTACCGACCTCGACGATGACACATCACTATCGGCAAAGAAAGTGGGTGTTCCTCCCGGGCCCTTGGTTCGACCTGCCGTAGAGCTGATTTACCCAGATGCGGTCCTGGTTGAAATTGAGACCTACGAAGCCGGGATGGATGCACTGGATAGTGGGGAAATCGATCTTCTAGCCGGCGATAGCATTCTACTCAACGGTTATACGCAACCGAGAGGTGCAGAGAACTACACGTTCTTCTCTAACAATCCGCCCATACGCTATGGCGTTGCCTGTATGACCGACCAAGATAACTCGAGCTTCATGAACTTAGTCGATTACAGCATCGCTCGGTTTATGGACCGCTATATTACCGGCGACCCCGCAGCAGTTGCGATTGTCGAGCGGTGGTTTGGTCCCGAGGGAGTCGTGCCAATTGGAGAAGACAGATTGTCACTTCTTGATGATTTCTTCCGCTTTCAACTACTCACCCGAGCCCAAGTTCCGCCAGATGGCATCGACTTTAGTTTCTCGAATTAG
- a CDS encoding FAD-binding domain-containing protein, translating to MNGPIHVVWFRRDLRLRDNEAIARAAIGDVPVLPCFVVDPWFYEQPEISAHRVRFLFESLADLDTNLRERGNQLYIFSGTSVAVLQKLTQQLQAQGYRPALFFNRDVQVPYGVDRDRAIARLYREQKLPIHLGLNYFLQPDGDRRSEWRDRYYSYLRQPQHPTPKCIVSPNPLTLDIPQLGIPQLSFADLQQKYAHLWENGTDFFRGGETRAQAALGSFLESRYQGYHWKISHPWLTQRGATSHLSPHLTWGTISTRDAYQRTKARAAELADNPKATFALKQFRDRLRWRDSAAQRLYLDPHCVHHNLYPEFDDCYTETLPTDVHLNRLQAWQNGRTGFPLVDATMRQLRAIGWTNFRMRAMCATFLTINCGISWHHGALHYMNCLVDGDLAIDHWQWQAQAGITNPLAKTFRIYNPTKNLQEKDADLRFVHYWVPELRGYSLPDLLAGRYLGKCNYPAPILDWNATRLINGKRVSDLRAAVRDRLQHDQQHGSSSEYLRAAKAKEITEKYRSAKDEQFRAYKQQELALGLNRPGNADNYLPGNKNHQRTYEQQELTLDRERVEPDES from the coding sequence ATGAACGGTCCCATCCACGTCGTCTGGTTCCGGCGCGACCTGCGCCTGCGCGACAACGAAGCGATTGCCAGAGCGGCGATCGGTGACGTGCCTGTACTGCCTTGCTTTGTCGTCGATCCATGGTTTTACGAGCAACCGGAAATTAGCGCCCACCGCGTGCGGTTCCTCTTCGAATCCCTAGCCGACCTCGATACGAATCTACGGGAGCGAGGCAACCAACTTTACATATTCTCCGGCACCTCCGTTGCCGTGTTGCAAAAACTGACGCAACAACTGCAAGCCCAAGGCTACCGTCCTGCCTTATTTTTTAATCGCGACGTACAAGTCCCATATGGCGTCGATCGCGATCGGGCGATCGCGCGGCTCTACCGCGAGCAAAAGCTGCCCATACATTTGGGGCTCAATTACTTCCTGCAACCCGACGGCGATCGGCGATCGGAGTGGCGCGATCGATACTACAGTTACCTGCGGCAACCGCAACACCCCACGCCAAAGTGCATAGTTTCTCCCAACCCCCTCACACTGGACATCCCGCAACTCGGTATTCCACAACTCAGCTTCGCTGACCTGCAGCAAAAGTACGCCCACTTGTGGGAGAACGGCACGGATTTCTTTCGCGGCGGCGAGACGCGCGCGCAAGCGGCACTCGGTTCCTTTCTGGAAAGCCGCTACCAAGGCTATCACTGGAAAATCTCGCATCCGTGGTTAACTCAGCGTGGGGCGACCTCTCACCTTTCGCCCCACTTGACCTGGGGCACGATCTCTACACGCGACGCCTACCAACGCACCAAAGCTCGCGCTGCGGAACTGGCTGACAATCCCAAAGCCACCTTTGCTCTTAAGCAATTCCGCGATCGCCTGCGCTGGCGCGACAGTGCCGCCCAGCGGCTTTACCTCGACCCGCACTGCGTCCACCACAACCTTTATCCAGAATTTGACGACTGCTACACCGAAACGCTGCCGACCGACGTACATCTCAACCGCTTGCAAGCCTGGCAAAACGGCCGGACCGGCTTTCCCTTGGTGGATGCCACCATGCGGCAACTGCGCGCGATCGGCTGGACGAACTTCCGGATGCGGGCAATGTGTGCCACGTTCCTGACGATCAACTGCGGCATTTCCTGGCATCATGGCGCACTCCACTACATGAACTGCCTCGTCGATGGCGACCTGGCGATCGACCACTGGCAGTGGCAAGCCCAAGCAGGCATCACCAATCCGCTAGCCAAGACCTTCCGCATCTACAATCCGACTAAAAACCTGCAGGAAAAAGACGCCGACCTGCGCTTCGTGCACTATTGGGTGCCCGAGCTGCGCGGCTACAGCTTGCCCGACCTACTCGCCGGCCGCTATCTCGGCAAATGTAACTATCCCGCCCCAATCTTGGACTGGAACGCCACTCGACTCATCAATGGCAAGCGCGTCTCCGATCTACGTGCAGCCGTCCGCGATCGTCTTCAGCACGACCAGCAGCACGGTAGCAGCAGTGAGTATCTCCGCGCTGCCAAAGCCAAGGAAATAACCGAGAAATATCGATCCGCCAAAGACGAGCAATTCCGCGCCTACAAACAACAAGAACTTGCCCTCGGCCTGAATCGCCCTGGAAACGCCGACAACTATCTCCCTGGCAACAAAAACCATCAACGTACCTACGAACAGCAAGAACTCACCCTCGACCGCGAGCGCGTCGAACCCGACGAAAGCTAG
- a CDS encoding glutamate decarboxylase: MPLSSKNKIRQDLDDSVYASTDLSIALPKYKFPEEEHDPRHAYQVVHDELMLDGNARQNLATFCQTWAEPEVHKLMDECIDKNTIDKDEYPQSAELEARCVHMLAGLWNSPDAANTLGCSTTGSSEAAMLGGMAMKWRWREKMKAAGKTTDKPNMICGPVQICWHKFARYWDIELREVPMARGRLLLTPEEVIKRCDENTIGVVPTLGVTFTCGYEPVKAINDALDKFQQETGLDIPIHVDGASGGFLAPFCAPELEWDFRLPRVKSINTSGHKFGLAPLGVGWVIWREAADLPEDLIFKVNYLGGEMAVFALNFSRPGGQIACQYFNFLRLGKEGYRKIQTACYETAQYLAEEIGKMGPFEILYDGNMKTGIPALSWKVKDGFDTHGYTLYDLADRLRSRGWQVPAYSLPANCEDIVIQRILVRQGVSRDLATLLLEDIKRCLDYFRAHPVMNPLTPEEGTGYHH; this comes from the coding sequence ATGCCGCTCTCTTCTAAAAATAAAATCCGCCAGGACTTGGACGATTCCGTATACGCATCGACCGACCTCTCGATTGCGTTACCCAAGTACAAATTCCCCGAGGAAGAACACGATCCTCGCCACGCATATCAGGTGGTCCACGATGAGTTGATGCTCGACGGCAACGCACGCCAAAACCTGGCAACGTTCTGCCAAACCTGGGCTGAGCCAGAAGTCCACAAGCTAATGGACGAGTGCATCGACAAAAACACGATCGACAAGGACGAGTACCCGCAATCAGCAGAACTCGAGGCACGCTGCGTGCACATGCTGGCCGGCCTCTGGAACTCCCCTGACGCCGCCAACACCCTGGGGTGCTCCACCACCGGTTCGAGTGAGGCCGCGATGTTGGGCGGCATGGCGATGAAGTGGCGTTGGCGCGAAAAAATGAAGGCGGCCGGGAAAACCACCGACAAACCCAACATGATCTGCGGACCGGTGCAAATTTGCTGGCACAAATTCGCCCGTTACTGGGATATCGAACTACGCGAAGTTCCGATGGCTAGGGGCCGCTTGCTGCTGACCCCCGAAGAGGTCATCAAGCGCTGCGACGAAAACACCATCGGCGTAGTCCCGACTCTGGGAGTCACCTTCACCTGCGGCTACGAACCGGTCAAAGCCATCAACGACGCTTTAGATAAATTCCAGCAAGAGACGGGATTGGACATTCCGATTCACGTTGACGGCGCGAGCGGTGGTTTCCTCGCCCCCTTCTGCGCGCCCGAGCTGGAATGGGACTTCCGCCTGCCGCGGGTGAAGTCCATCAACACGTCCGGTCACAAGTTCGGTCTGGCTCCCCTCGGAGTCGGTTGGGTCATCTGGCGCGAAGCAGCTGACTTGCCGGAAGATCTAATTTTCAAAGTCAATTATCTGGGCGGTGAGATGGCTGTTTTCGCGTTGAACTTCTCGCGTCCAGGCGGTCAGATCGCCTGCCAGTATTTCAACTTCCTGCGTCTGGGCAAGGAAGGCTACCGCAAGATTCAGACGGCTTGCTACGAAACCGCCCAGTATCTCGCTGAAGAGATTGGCAAAATGGGTCCGTTTGAAATCCTATATGACGGCAATATGAAGACCGGTATTCCTGCTCTTAGCTGGAAAGTCAAGGATGGCTTCGATACCCACGGCTACACACTCTACGATCTCGCCGATCGTCTGCGCAGCCGTGGCTGGCAAGTTCCCGCGTATTCCCTGCCGGCAAACTGTGAGGACATCGTCATCCAGCGCATTCTCGTGCGCCAAGGGGTTAGCCGCGATTTAGCGACACTCTTACTCGAGGACATCAAGCGCTGCCTCGACTATTTCCGCGCTCACCCGGTTATGAATCCGCTGACACCGGAGGAAGGGACCGGCTACCACCACTAA
- the aspT gene encoding aspartate-alanine antiporter, with translation MLEGIVKTLQDNPALAIYLAIAIGYWIGNIRVGSFNLGSVTGVLLAGLSIGQLSISISPDVKSVFFLMFLFAVGYGVGPQFVRGIATDGLPQAIFAVVISIICLLSVFACSLIGGFTGEQLGFGAGLLSGTQTISASIGLATNAINNLGLTADQVQALLDQIPVAYAVTYIWGTVGTGMIIVYLGPILIGTNIEEACKDYEAQMGGKPGQDFKSAWHQLEIRAYQIDENSQVVGKTVAEAEQLHPEERIFIERIQQGNGFIDADPTTIIQAGDIIAVSGPTQVLVDSIEQTATEVAGRDLLSIPVESVDVVVTRKSLSGRTIEDLAQRDFARGVYLNDIVRGAAGVSIPILPKTTIHRGDILKIAGTRRHTDRLIKEIGYPDRPSQIADMVFVGLGIVIGGIFGAITLPVAGVPLTMSTSGGALIAGLIVGWLRGVHPTFGRIPGPTLWFMNNVGLNMFIAVVGISSGPGFVSGLKSSGVQLFLLGIVATSIPMILAPLIGKYIFKFHPAINLGCCGGARTSTASVGMVAEAAQSQIPMLGYTVPYAVSNTLLTLWGLVIVLMLPKG, from the coding sequence GTGCTGGAAGGGATTGTCAAAACATTGCAGGATAACCCCGCATTGGCTATTTATTTAGCAATTGCAATTGGTTATTGGATAGGCAACATTAGGGTTGGCAGTTTTAATTTAGGCTCGGTGACGGGAGTGCTGCTGGCTGGCTTGTCGATCGGGCAGTTGAGTATCTCGATTTCACCCGATGTTAAATCTGTTTTTTTCTTAATGTTCCTTTTTGCCGTCGGTTATGGTGTCGGACCGCAATTCGTCCGCGGCATCGCTACCGACGGACTTCCCCAAGCCATTTTTGCCGTTGTTATCTCGATAATTTGTTTGCTTTCGGTCTTCGCTTGCTCGCTGATTGGTGGTTTTACCGGCGAACAACTGGGCTTCGGCGCGGGTTTGCTCTCGGGTACCCAGACGATTTCTGCGTCGATTGGCTTGGCAACCAATGCCATCAACAACCTTGGTTTGACAGCAGATCAAGTGCAGGCGTTGCTCGATCAAATCCCCGTTGCCTACGCCGTGACCTACATATGGGGCACAGTGGGCACGGGTATGATTATCGTCTACCTGGGACCGATTCTGATCGGAACCAACATTGAAGAGGCTTGCAAAGACTATGAAGCCCAGATGGGGGGTAAGCCCGGCCAAGATTTCAAGTCGGCCTGGCATCAACTGGAAATTCGCGCTTACCAGATCGATGAGAATAGCCAGGTTGTCGGCAAGACGGTGGCCGAAGCCGAGCAATTGCACCCCGAAGAACGCATTTTTATAGAGCGCATTCAGCAGGGCAACGGCTTCATCGACGCCGACCCGACCACAATTATTCAAGCCGGTGACATCATCGCCGTCTCCGGACCGACACAAGTGTTGGTGGACTCCATCGAGCAGACGGCAACCGAAGTTGCCGGTCGCGACCTGTTGAGCATTCCTGTGGAATCGGTGGATGTAGTCGTCACGCGCAAAAGCCTCAGTGGGAGAACAATTGAGGATCTGGCTCAAAGAGACTTCGCCCGCGGAGTTTACCTGAACGACATCGTGCGGGGTGCGGCTGGTGTCAGCATCCCGATCCTGCCTAAAACCACCATCCATCGCGGCGACATCCTGAAGATCGCGGGGACCCGCCGGCATACCGATCGCTTGATTAAGGAAATAGGCTACCCCGATCGCCCGTCCCAAATTGCGGACATGGTATTTGTCGGTCTCGGCATTGTCATCGGCGGCATATTTGGTGCCATTACGCTGCCCGTGGCAGGTGTACCCCTGACCATGTCCACCTCCGGCGGCGCGCTGATTGCCGGTTTAATCGTCGGTTGGTTGCGCGGCGTGCATCCTACCTTCGGCCGCATTCCCGGACCGACCCTCTGGTTCATGAACAACGTCGGCTTGAACATGTTCATCGCTGTGGTGGGGATTTCCTCCGGTCCGGGCTTCGTGTCCGGTTTGAAATCCTCTGGCGTTCAGCTGTTCCTGCTGGGGATTGTGGCTACGTCCATTCCGATGATACTGGCACCCCTCATCGGCAAGTACATCTTCAAGTTCCACCCCGCAATAAATTTGGGATGTTGCGGGGGCGCGCGCACCAGTACCGCCTCGGTCGGCATGGTGGCTGAAGCTGCCCAGAGCCAAATTCCCATGCTGGGCTACACCGTTCCTTACGCCGTCAGCAACACCTTGCTGACCTTGTGGGGATTGGTCATCGTGCTAATGCTGCCGAAGGGATAG
- a CDS encoding TrkH family potassium uptake protein, with product MTIARSICVGFLGTILLGTLLLLLPGSTVDGGFHPLIALFTSTSAVCVTGLAVVDTGTYFTFWGQLVILLLIQVGGLGYMTTNTFLLILIGRRVDLRQRVALQESFERPFGSGSRSLIRAIVWMTVIFELTGTIALLPLFADADLPLWQALFHSISAWNNAGFSLFPDSLTQYRGNAIANLVVPLLIISGGLGYQILLELFGWTKNLVERRQSRYGFSMHFKVATSTTVTLLVLGTLAFLLVDATGPQVPDVLSLPEKFLAAWFQSVTTRTAGFNTLNIGQLTDATLFIIISFMFVGASPGGTGGGIKTTTLRILLGSARSTLRGDSEVVMYERRLPVATILKAVAVLCGSALVAIGTTVLLAFLNQNMRFIDLLFESVSAFATVGLSTGITSQVTPLSQLVLVATMYVGRVGVLVFVSAILGDSHPTAVKYPEENLLVG from the coding sequence ATGACCATTGCCCGCTCGATTTGCGTTGGGTTCCTAGGCACGATCTTGTTAGGAACGCTCCTGTTGCTGCTGCCCGGCAGTACCGTGGACGGCGGCTTCCATCCCCTAATTGCCCTGTTCACCTCCACCTCTGCCGTGTGCGTCACTGGACTGGCGGTCGTCGATACGGGGACGTACTTCACCTTCTGGGGACAGCTCGTCATCCTGCTGCTGATCCAAGTCGGCGGGTTGGGTTACATGACGACCAACACCTTTTTGCTGATACTGATCGGGCGGCGAGTCGACCTACGCCAGCGCGTTGCCCTGCAGGAATCCTTCGAGCGCCCCTTCGGCAGCGGTAGCCGCAGCCTGATTCGCGCGATCGTATGGATGACCGTTATCTTCGAGCTGACCGGCACTATTGCCCTGCTGCCCCTGTTCGCCGATGCCGACTTGCCACTTTGGCAAGCCCTGTTTCACAGCATTAGTGCTTGGAACAACGCTGGTTTCAGCTTGTTTCCCGACAGTCTTACGCAATATCGCGGCAACGCGATCGCCAACCTCGTCGTGCCCTTGCTAATTATCAGTGGCGGTTTGGGCTATCAGATTCTCTTAGAACTATTCGGCTGGACGAAAAATTTAGTGGAGCGCCGGCAGTCGCGCTATGGCTTCTCCATGCACTTCAAGGTCGCCACCAGCACTACCGTCACCCTGTTGGTATTGGGAACGCTGGCTTTTCTGCTCGTTGATGCCACCGGACCGCAGGTACCCGACGTGCTCTCGCTGCCCGAGAAATTTCTGGCTGCGTGGTTTCAATCCGTCACTACCCGCACGGCTGGTTTCAATACCCTTAACATCGGCCAGCTTACGGATGCGACATTGTTTATCATCATCAGTTTCATGTTCGTTGGTGCCAGTCCCGGCGGTACGGGTGGCGGCATCAAAACCACCACGCTGCGGATTTTGCTGGGGTCTGCACGCTCCACACTGCGGGGAGATTCCGAGGTAGTCATGTACGAGCGGCGTTTGCCCGTGGCAACGATTTTGAAGGCAGTAGCCGTACTCTGCGGCTCGGCCCTAGTTGCAATCGGGACGACCGTTCTCTTGGCATTTCTCAATCAGAACATGCGGTTTATCGACTTACTCTTCGAGTCGGTGTCGGCTTTCGCCACTGTCGGCCTGTCCACCGGCATTACCAGTCAGGTCACGCCGCTCAGCCAGCTCGTGCTCGTAGCAACGATGTACGTCGGGCGAGTGGGCGTGTTAGTGTTCGTGAGTGCAATTCTTGGTGATTCGCATCCGACTGCAGTGAAGTACCCCGAAGAGAACTTGCTCGTCGGATAG